Below is a window of Pseudodesulfovibrio sp. 5S69 DNA.
TCGGCGCTGATGATTTTCGCATGGCCGTAGCCGCGGTCGCCCGGCGGAATCTCCACCACGGTGGAGGCCGGCTCGTATTCGAGGGTCGGCAGGGTATCCTCGGGCTTCTTCCAGTAGGCCAGAGTCCGGGTCAGCCAGTCGCGGTCGTTGCGCGCAGGATAGTCCTCGCGGTTGTGCGACCCGCGCGATTCGGTGCGCATGAGCGCGCCGTAGGCGACCATCAGAGCGAGCTTGACCTGGCCTTCGAGCTTGAGCGCGGCGGCCAACTCGGGGTTGACCCCCTTGCCGTTGGAGCGCAGCCCGATCTTCTTGGCCCGGATCAGCACCTCCTGCAGGTCGGCCACACACTTTTCGAGGCCCTCCTGGGTGCGGAAGATGTTCGCGCCCTTGTGCAGGGCGTCCTGCATGGCAGAGCGGACCTTGTAGACGTTCTCGGAACCGTCGCGGCCTTCGATCAGCGCGTCGATGCGGGACCGCTGCTTCTTGACTTCGTCGTTGATCAGCCCGGTCTTGAACTCGGCCTCGCTGCCTTCAAGATATTCGGCGATCTTGCGTCCGATGATCCCGCCCGCGACCACGGTCTCGGCCAGGGAGTTGCCGCCCAGCCGGTTGAAGCCGTGCATGTCCCAGCAGGCGGCCTCGCCCGCGGCGAAAAGTCCCTTGAGGCCGTAGGCCGCGCCGTCCTTGTTGGTGCGCACGCCGCCCATGGAATAGTGCTGGGTCGGACGCACCGGGATGAGCTGGTGGATGGGGTCCACGCCGAGGAAGGAGGTGCAGATCTCGTAGACCTCGCGCAGCTTGCCGGTGATGTGCTCCTTGCCGAGGTGGCGGATGTCGAGCCAGAGATGCTCGCCGTAGGGCGACTTCACGCCGTGGCCCTCGCGCATGTGGTGGGTCATCCAGCGGGAGACCACGTCGCGGGAGGCCAGTTCGGCCTTTTCCGGCTCATAGATGTTCATGAACCGTTTCTCGTCCACGTCGAGCAGGGTGCCGCCGTCGCCCCGGCACCCTTCGGTGACCAGGATGTCGGTGGGCACGATGCCGGTGGGATGGAACTGGACCGCCTCCATGTTGCCCATGGGCACCAGTCCGGTGGCCACGCACATGGTGTGCGCCCCGCCGTCGCAGATGACCGCGTTGGTGGTGTTCGGATAGATGCGCCCGAAGCCGCCCGCCGCGATCATGGTCGCCTTGGACAGGTAGACGCGCAGCTCGCCCGTACGCAGGCAACGGGCGACCACGCCGAAGCAGGTCTCGCCATCCTGGAGCAGGGCGATGGCCTCGGTCTTGTCGTGGACCTCCACGCCCTTCTCGGCGCAGCGGTTGTCCATGGTGCACATGACCGCGTGGCCCGTGCCGTCCGAGGTGTAGCAGGTCCGCCACTTGGCCGTGCCGCCGAAGGAGCGGGCCATGATCAGCCCTTCCTTTTCCTCGGCCTCGACCTTCTCGAACTGCTTGCCGCCCTTGTAGTAGATGGACTTGCCCGGAACCACGCGGTTCCACGGCACGCCCCAATGGGCCAGGCGGCGCATCTCGATGGGCGCGGTATCCGCGAACAGGCGGGCGACCTCCTGGTCGCAGCCCCAGTCGGAGCCCTTGACCGTGTCCGCGAAATGGACATCCGGGCCGTCGCCCTCGCCCATGACGGAATTGCCCAGGGACGCCTGCATGCCGCCTTGGGCGGCGGAGGAATGGGACCGGCGAGCCGGCACCAGGCTCAGGCAGATGGCGGAGAATCCGGCTTCGGCCGTTTCCACGGCCGCGCGCTCGCCCGCCAGACCCGCTCCGACAACAAGAAAATCGGTGTAGATAGTCTGCATGGCAAATTCTCCGTTAGTTGATGCTCAAAAACAGGAAGCGGATCAGGGTGATCAGCCCGATGGCGATGAACATGCCGGTCAGCATGTTCTCCCCGCGCTTGAACTTGCCCCGCTCCCGGTCCGTGATGAATCCCCACTTGACCCCGATGCGGTAGAAGCCGATGCCCACGTGCAACTCGGCCAGGGGGAGCAGGAAGAAATAGAACACGGCCCAGAATCCGCTCTGGACGCGGGCGGCGGACTTGGCCGCCGTGATGGGCAGGTCGGTCAGGACCACCCACATGTGGATGGACCCCATGACCAGGATAAGCATGGCGGAAACGATCTGGACCACCCACAGCCAGGTGTCCCCGTGATGCATCATCCGGGCGTGCTGCCAGATGGTCTTCTGGCCCTCGGCGCGGAAGGGAATCTTCCGAGCGGCCAGGACGAAATGGAGCAGAAAGCCGAGAAAGATGAGCGGACCGCCCACCTGGGCCATATACGTCGCCTCGAAGAACCCGGCGATGGCGTTCATCAGCCGAGGGCTGATGACGACGCTGGAAACCAGCAGCATGTGACACCACATGAACAAAATCAGGCTGGCGCCGGTCAGCATTTGCAGCCAATCCAACGCGCCGTCCCACTTGCCGGATTTGCCAGCCGGTGCGTAACTTATGGACATTCATTCCTCCGTTTGGTTGTACCCAGAAGCACCCTAGACAATCGTTTGCCAACGTAGTCTTGAAAAAAGAAATTTGTCAATATCTCCAACCCCATCTCAACGGCTCTTCCCCCCCGTCGCAGCCCGCCCATCCGGGAAAAAAGGCTTTGATTGCACGGTCAAATAGCCGCTTCGGCCATGGACGCCTTTTTTCGCACCGGCTCGAAAAAAAACACTTCCGGAAGCCTAAGGCCGCCCCGGTCCCGACCGGGCGCATTTCCGGTTCCCATTTCGGCCCTCCTCGGTTAGGATGTTTGACTGCTCAGGCCATGAAACCCCGGTCCCGCTTGCCAGCCCGGCAATCGGACTTATCTTGTTTATCGCACCGAAAATCATTTTGATGTTGAAAAGAGAGAGAAAGACCAATTTATGGAGTTCTATCCATGTTCCGAAAACTGTTATTGCTTGCGGGGCTTATGCTGGCCCTTGCGGGCTGCAAAACTGCATCCATGAATAATCGCACCGAAACCGTCCCGACACCGGCCCCGGCCCCGACGATCGCCAAGGCGGCGTCCCTTCCTTCCCTGGACGGCTCCGACCAGGCGGCCACGCACATCGTCAAGCTCAAGAACGGGCTGACTGTGCTCATCAAGGAGGACGACCGCTTCCCGCTGGTCAACGTCCGCCTGTACGTGCACGCGGGCAGCGCCTATGAGACGCCCGACATCGCGGGCATCAGCCACCTGCTTGAGCACATGGTCTTCAAGGGCACGGACAAACGCGGCCCCGGCGAGACCGCCCGGCAGATCGAGTCCGTGGGCGGCAGCCTGAACGCGGCCACCAGCTTCGACTACACCGTCTATTACGTTGAGGTCCCCGAGGCCCGGTGGAAGCTCGGCATGGACGTGGTCACGGACATGGCCTTCCACCAGACCATCGATCCCAAAGAACTGGAAAGCGAAAAGAAGGTCGTACTCGAAGAACTCGAACGCGGCGAGGACACGCCCACCAGCAAACTCTTCAAGACCCTGCAATCCATGGTCTGGAAGGACACCAGCTACGAGTGGCCGATCATCGGCTCCCGCGAGACCGTGTCCGGCATCACCCGGCCGCAGATCAAGCAGTACATCGCAGACCATTATCAGCCGCAGTCCATGCTCCTGGCCGTGGTCGGCAAGGTCGATCCCGACAAGATTCTGGCCGAGGCCAACCAATTGGTCGGCTCCCTGGTCAACACCCGCTCCTTCACGCCTCCCACTCCCCTGCCCGTTCCCGAGGCGGGCGACGGCCCCCGCGTGGTCAAGCTGACCGGCAAGTGGAACAAGGTCTACATGGGCGCGGCCTTTCCCATCCCCTATGGTACCTCGGCCGAGATCCCCGGCCTGGAGATGCTCTGCCAACTGCTCGGCGGGGACGACACCTCGCGCCTGTACCGGACCTTCAAGTACGACAAGCAGTTGGTCGACGACATCTCGGTCTCGCCCCTCTCCCTGGAGCGCGGCGGTATGCTCTACGTCCACGCCGTGCTCGACGCGGACAAGGTGGACGAGTTCTGGACCGAGTTGAACAAGGAGATGGCCACCTTCAATCCGGCGGACTTCACGGACCGCGAGATCGAACGCGCCCGCCTGAACCTCCAGAATTCCTTGTTCCTGGCCAAGGAAACCCTGTCCGGCCTGGCCGGAAAGCTCGGCTACTTCCAGTTCCTGGACAATGGCGAGCAGGCCGAGAAGAACTACCTCTTCTCCCTGAGCCAGGTGAACCGCGACGAGTTGAAGCGGCTCTTCGACGAGTACATCCGGCCCGACCGGCTGACCCTGGCCGTGCTCACGCCGGAAAACGCACCCGTCTCGGCCGACGGCCTGACCGGCATCACCAAGGCCAACTGGCCCTCCAAGAAGGCGGCCAAGGCCAAGCAGGCCGCCAAACAGGCCACGGGACCGGCCGAGGTCGCTCTGCCCGGCGGCTCCAAGCTGATCCTTCTGCCTGACGAGACCCTGCCCTATACGGCCATGTCCATGTATTGGACCGGCGGCGACGGCGAACTCGATCCCTCCCAGCAGGGGCTGGCCGCCTTGACGGCCGCCGCCCTGACGCGCGGGACCCTGAAGATGTCCGCCACCGAAATGCAGGACTTCCTGTCCGACCACGCGGCCAGCCTGGGCTCCACCGCCGGGCGCAACGTCTTCGCCGTGGAGGCCAAGTTCCCCACCCGGTTCACGGACCAGGTCCTGCCGGTCCTGGCCGAGACCCTGACCGGACCGGCCTTCAACCAGACCGAGGTGGAACGTGCCAAACAGGATCAGATCGCGGGCATCAAGCAGAGCGAGGACCGGCCGCTCGGCCTGGCCTTCCGCCACCTCTTCCCGTTCCTGTACAAGACCGGCCCCTATGCCCTGCTCCACATGGGCACCCCCGAGGGCGTGGAAAAATTCACGACGGCCGACATCATCCGCTTCTGGAGCCGCCAGTCCATGCACCCGTTCACCCTGGCCGTGTGCGGTGATTTCGACCAGGCAGCCATGGAGCAATTCGCGACGAACATCGCCAAGACCCTGACCGCGCCCACCGGCGCGTACGCCTTCACCACCCCCGAGTGGGGCCAGGCCATGGAGGACGACCTCCATCTGCCCGACCGCAACCAGGCGCACATCCTGATGGTCTTCCCCACGCCGGGCAAGACCGACCAGGAGGCGTCCGCCAAGCTCGAACTGCTGCGCGCGGCCCTGGCGGGTCAGTCCGGCCTGCTCTTCCGCGACCTGCGCGACAAGCAGGGGCTGGCCTATACGGTCACCGCCATGCTCTGGCAGAGCCGCAACACCGGGTTCATGGCGCTGTACATCGGCACCGGCCCGGACAAGGTCGACCAGTCCATTGCGGGCTTCAAAAAGGTGCTGGCCAACCTGGCCGCCACTCCCCTGCCCCAGGACGAAATCGACCGCGCCCGAAACATCCTGACCGGCGACTATTACCAGGAGCACCAGTCCCTGCTCTCCCGCAGCCGCGAGGCCGCCAGCCTGCAGGTGCGCGGATTCAACCTCGACTACGAACAAAAGCTCATCGACCGGGCCCAGACCGTCACCCCGGCCGAAATCCAGGATATGGTCCAAAAATACCTGACCCCGGACAAGGCCTACCTCATGAAGGTTACCCCGTAGATCGCCATTACTCGACAAAAAAGCGGGCCGGTTGCACCGGCCCGCTTTTTTGTGCCTCCCCTACCCCCGCCCCCCCATCCCCTCTTTTTCCCAAACTTTCTATAGCCGCTTCGCGGGGTAGGAGCACAAGCATTCGGTTCCCAGTATCTATTGACGTCTTACCGCGTTCGGACGCCCCTGCCGAAGGCACACAAAAAGTTTGGAAGGGGGAGCCCTGAGGGGGAAACTTTTCCCAAAAGTTTCCCCCTCTGGCCGCCGGAGGCATTCCCTTCCGGGGGCTTGCCCCCGCCCCTGTGGTGCGCTACAAATCCTGAGCAACAACTTTCAGTTACTCACATCGAGGGGAGACGCATGGCGCTCATATTCGGTTCGCCCAGGAAACAGTCCACGGACAAGGACGAAGTCGGCACCGATCACCGGCTGACCCTGGCCAAGGACATCTACATGGCCGGGAAGATGAAGATCGTCACCACCGAGACGGTTCCGGGCCGGGAGATCCAGTCCGCCTTCGGGCTCATCGTCTGCCGCAGCTACGTCTTCGACAACGCCTTCTACGGGCTCATGGCCCAGGCCGTGGACGTCAACGCGGACGCCATTGTCGGCTACCGCGAAACCGTGGCCTTCCATCCCGAGGGCGACAAGTACTACTCCTGCTACGGCACGGCCGTGCGCCTGAAAAAGCTCAAGTAGCTTATGAAAAACGAATCCGCCCTGTCCCGCCGGTTCCCTCACCTGCTTGCCGCCGCGTTCGCGATCTTCTGGACGATCATGGCCGTGAACCCGGTCATGCGCGACGTATGGTGGGCCGAGAACATCCCGATCATGGCGGTCTTCCTGCTGCTGGTGGCCACCTACCGGCTTTTCCGCTTCTCCAACCTGGCCTACGTGCTCATGGCCTGCTGGCTGGTCCTGCACACCATCGGCGGCCACTACACCTTCGCCAACGTGCCCTTCGACTTCGTCACCGACCTGTTCGGCTTCGAACGCAACCACTTCGACCGGGTCGGGCACTACTCCATCGGCTTCTACGCCTTCCCCATCGCCGAGTACCTGACGCGCAAAAACCTGGCCCGCCCGGTGGTGGC
It encodes the following:
- a CDS encoding fumarate reductase flavoprotein subunit, whose protein sequence is MQTIYTDFLVVGAGLAGERAAVETAEAGFSAICLSLVPARRSHSSAAQGGMQASLGNSVMGEGDGPDVHFADTVKGSDWGCDQEVARLFADTAPIEMRRLAHWGVPWNRVVPGKSIYYKGGKQFEKVEAEEKEGLIMARSFGGTAKWRTCYTSDGTGHAVMCTMDNRCAEKGVEVHDKTEAIALLQDGETCFGVVARCLRTGELRVYLSKATMIAAGGFGRIYPNTTNAVICDGGAHTMCVATGLVPMGNMEAVQFHPTGIVPTDILVTEGCRGDGGTLLDVDEKRFMNIYEPEKAELASRDVVSRWMTHHMREGHGVKSPYGEHLWLDIRHLGKEHITGKLREVYEICTSFLGVDPIHQLIPVRPTQHYSMGGVRTNKDGAAYGLKGLFAAGEAACWDMHGFNRLGGNSLAETVVAGGIIGRKIAEYLEGSEAEFKTGLINDEVKKQRSRIDALIEGRDGSENVYKVRSAMQDALHKGANIFRTQEGLEKCVADLQEVLIRAKKIGLRSNGKGVNPELAAALKLEGQVKLALMVAYGALMRTESRGSHNREDYPARNDRDWLTRTLAYWKKPEDTLPTLEYEPASTVVEIPPGDRGYGHAKIISADDKKE
- a CDS encoding succinate dehydrogenase/fumarate reductase cytochrome b subunit, which codes for MSISYAPAGKSGKWDGALDWLQMLTGASLILFMWCHMLLVSSVVISPRLMNAIAGFFEATYMAQVGGPLIFLGFLLHFVLAARKIPFRAEGQKTIWQHARMMHHGDTWLWVVQIVSAMLILVMGSIHMWVVLTDLPITAAKSAARVQSGFWAVFYFFLLPLAELHVGIGFYRIGVKWGFITDRERGKFKRGENMLTGMFIAIGLITLIRFLFLSIN
- a CDS encoding M16 family metallopeptidase, with product MFRKLLLLAGLMLALAGCKTASMNNRTETVPTPAPAPTIAKAASLPSLDGSDQAATHIVKLKNGLTVLIKEDDRFPLVNVRLYVHAGSAYETPDIAGISHLLEHMVFKGTDKRGPGETARQIESVGGSLNAATSFDYTVYYVEVPEARWKLGMDVVTDMAFHQTIDPKELESEKKVVLEELERGEDTPTSKLFKTLQSMVWKDTSYEWPIIGSRETVSGITRPQIKQYIADHYQPQSMLLAVVGKVDPDKILAEANQLVGSLVNTRSFTPPTPLPVPEAGDGPRVVKLTGKWNKVYMGAAFPIPYGTSAEIPGLEMLCQLLGGDDTSRLYRTFKYDKQLVDDISVSPLSLERGGMLYVHAVLDADKVDEFWTELNKEMATFNPADFTDREIERARLNLQNSLFLAKETLSGLAGKLGYFQFLDNGEQAEKNYLFSLSQVNRDELKRLFDEYIRPDRLTLAVLTPENAPVSADGLTGITKANWPSKKAAKAKQAAKQATGPAEVALPGGSKLILLPDETLPYTAMSMYWTGGDGELDPSQQGLAALTAAALTRGTLKMSATEMQDFLSDHAASLGSTAGRNVFAVEAKFPTRFTDQVLPVLAETLTGPAFNQTEVERAKQDQIAGIKQSEDRPLGLAFRHLFPFLYKTGPYALLHMGTPEGVEKFTTADIIRFWSRQSMHPFTLAVCGDFDQAAMEQFATNIAKTLTAPTGAYAFTTPEWGQAMEDDLHLPDRNQAHILMVFPTPGKTDQEASAKLELLRAALAGQSGLLFRDLRDKQGLAYTVTAMLWQSRNTGFMALYIGTGPDKVDQSIAGFKKVLANLAATPLPQDEIDRARNILTGDYYQEHQSLLSRSREAASLQVRGFNLDYEQKLIDRAQTVTPAEIQDMVQKYLTPDKAYLMKVTP
- a CDS encoding DUF2238 domain-containing protein: MKNESALSRRFPHLLAAAFAIFWTIMAVNPVMRDVWWAENIPIMAVFLLLVATYRLFRFSNLAYVLMACWLVLHTIGGHYTFANVPFDFVTDLFGFERNHFDRVGHYSIGFYAFPIAEYLTRKNLARPVVAYLFGLFAIMALAAGYEIVEWWYAVTAGGEAGIEFLGSQGDIWDAQSDMLCDTLGAVTALVLFFFSGIKPERRVGLGNQ